A segment of the Mogibacterium diversum genome:
GTCCTGTATTCTTTGAAATTCAGGCGCTAGTGACACCTGCCAATGTCGGTTTCGCGCGCCGAAGCGCAATCGGTATAGATAATAACAGACTCAATATGATTCTGGCTGTTCTGGAGAAGAAAGTCGGAATCTCGTTGCTGAATCATGACGTTTATGTCAATGTGGTTGGCGGACTGAAGCCCGACGGGCCAGGTGCAGACCTGGCCGTCGCGCTCGCGATCTATAGCTCGTTCCGCGAGCGCACCTCGCCTCGCCGCGTGGTGGCGCTCGGCGAGGTCGGGCTTACCGGCAATCTGCGAGCAGTGAGGAATGCTGACCGTATAGTTAGCGAAGCAGCCAGACTCGGATACGAAGCTGTGATCTTGCCGCGAGGCAATGCTAAGGTATCAGTTCCTAATGCTGATATAGAGGTTGTAGGCGCAGAGAGCCTCGCGTCTGCAATCAAGGCTTTTATAGGCAAGAACTAAGATCAAATCCTGGACGCGGCAGCTTGGCCTGCGGCTGCCGCGTCCAGTGCAGCTTATAATCAAAAACCAAAACAGGAAGGTGACTGCGAAGCTGCTCACCTTCCTGTTTTCTTATCATTGTTAAATTATTAAATTATAAAATTATTAAATTTTATTCCGCCCAAAACTCCCTCCATCAAGAAGCACAACAAGCTTATCGAGCAACTCAAAGTCTACTTCTTAACGGTCGCCAGCTCAAACCAAAAGTCACTTCCTTTGCCCTCTTCGCTTTCAACTCCATAATTGGCATTGTGGAGGCTTAAGATGCCTTTTACGATGGATAGGCCAAGGCCAGTTCCTTCTATGTTGCGGTTTCGGTTAGCGCTAGTTCTGTAATAGCGTTCCCATACGTGGGATATCTCTTCAGCGGCTATTCCGTCGCCGTGGTCAATTACATCAAATCTAACATTGCGACCGACTTTCTTGAGTTCGATTCGCACGTACTTATCCTTACCGCAATACTTAATAGCATTGGATATGAGATTTGCCATAACTTGCTTAAGCTTATCGTAATCGCCATATACATACGCAGTCTTACATTTGTTGAATGATATATTGTAGCCCTCTTGCTGATTAAGTACCTCGAAAGTCTCTTCTACTTCAGTAGCGGCCTTTACGATATCGAATTTAGTCATGTTTAGCTCAGCTGAGTTAGACTGAAGCCTCGAAGCGGAGAGCATATCAGATACGAGCTTGTTGAGCCTATCTGCCTCTGCGATAATAACTGCAAGATGTTCAGCGCGCTTCTCTGGATTATCTCCCGAGATATCGTTAATCATCTCAGCATATGATTTTATCATCGTTAGCGGAGTCTTGAGATCGTGTGACACATTGGCGATTAAGTCTCGCTGATATGAATCTGTCTTCTGCATCTCATATGAAGCTTTATTGAGCGTTCTAGCTAACTCATTAGTCTCGGTAAATATTCCTCCATTAAAATTCACGTTATAATTGCCGTTGCTCAGCTGGACTGCTGACTTTGTGATGCTCGCAATAGGTAGTGATAACCAGGTCGACATGATGATTGCGAGCATGCTGGCAATCATCAGTGTTATAAACGTGATGTATAGTAGCTGCGAACGCAAAATCGATATGGTAGACTCCACTGGGTAGAGAGGAGCAATCATGTATAGGATGTTTCCGTCATCACGATTCCCAAGGTACGTAGCATACACTAGGCGCGATGCCTTATTTCCCTTTTCAGTGACAGTGAGAGAAATTTTACCTAGAGAACTCTTCGCTAGCTTGTCCTTTGCATCTGAAATCTCGAACTGATAATGAGGGATATCGCCCTGTGACAGACCGCTGTTTCCATATTCTGAAGTCGAATCGGCTGTTTCTAGCCTTATATATAGACCATTTCGGTCAGCGGCTTTTCGCGCATACGCATCGAAATTATCCTTGTTAGTGGAATAGTAGTTGCCCAGCTTGTTTGCCGTCGTCTGCGCCTCCTGTGCCATCATTCGTTCGTAGTAGGTGTTCATGAAAAAACTCTGCATGAACCATACCATGAGTAAGATCACAGCGGCAAATACCATAAAGTACATAAGCGAGACAGCACGTATGCTGTTTGGATCCCACTTACTTCTCTTTGTCTTCATATTCAAACTTGTAACCCACTCCTCTTAGTGTAACGATAAAATCACGGTATGGACCGAGGTTATTTCTCAGATTCTTGATGTGAGTATCAATGGTTCTATCGTCACCGAAGAAATCATATCCCCAGATGTCCGAGAGAAGCTTGTCTCTCGATAGAGCGATATTTCTATTCTGAATCAGATAGAAGAGAAGATCGTACTCCTTAGGTGTGAGATTTACTCGCTTTCCGTCTATATAAATCGTGCGAGCTGCGAAGTTCACCTCAAGACCATCAAACTTCATGACGTTGCTAGTTCCGTGGTCAGCACCTTCGTGTCTAGTAATAACAGCGTTTACACGAGCCATGAGCTCTTTAGGGCTAAATGGCTTTACAACATAGTCATCGACTCCTAGCTCGAAACCAAATAGCTTATCGTATTCTTCGCCTCTTGCTGAAAGCATGATTACAGGTATATCTTTGAATTTCTTGATTTCCTTAACCGAGCTAAAACCGTCTAGCTTAGGCATCATCACATCCATGATAATCAGGTCGTAATCGTTAAGCTTACATAGCCCAATTGCGCTC
Coding sequences within it:
- a CDS encoding sensor histidine kinase, whose translation is MKTKRSKWDPNSIRAVSLMYFMVFAAVILLMVWFMQSFFMNTYYERMMAQEAQTTANKLGNYYSTNKDNFDAYARKAADRNGLYIRLETADSTSEYGNSGLSQGDIPHYQFEISDAKDKLAKSSLGKISLTVTEKGNKASRLVYATYLGNRDDGNILYMIAPLYPVESTISILRSQLLYITFITLMIASMLAIIMSTWLSLPIASITKSAVQLSNGNYNVNFNGGIFTETNELARTLNKASYEMQKTDSYQRDLIANVSHDLKTPLTMIKSYAEMINDISGDNPEKRAEHLAVIIAEADRLNKLVSDMLSASRLQSNSAELNMTKFDIVKAATEVEETFEVLNQQEGYNISFNKCKTAYVYGDYDKLKQVMANLISNAIKYCGKDKYVRIELKKVGRNVRFDVIDHGDGIAAEEISHVWERYYRTSANRNRNIEGTGLGLSIVKGILSLHNANYGVESEEGKGSDFWFELATVKK
- a CDS encoding response regulator transcription factor, which codes for MKKLLVVDDEAKIREVIKEYSEFSGYEVTEAADGMSAIGLCKLNDYDLIIMDVMMPKLDGFSSVKEIKKFKDIPVIMLSARGEEYDKLFGFELGVDDYVVKPFSPKELMARVNAVITRHEGADHGTSNVMKFDGLEVNFAARTIYIDGKRVNLTPKEYDLLFYLIQNRNIALSRDKLLSDIWGYDFFGDDRTIDTHIKNLRNNLGPYRDFIVTLRGVGYKFEYEDKEK